The genomic interval caataattaaaaacaaaaaacaaaataaaaaaacaagacaaaacaaaacccgaaacaaaacaataataataatacatgatttaaaaatattttttttttagaaagtacACCTCACATGGAAAATtacatttcaaatgtatttatcattataaTTCATCCTCTAATTTTGTGGATTATAATACATTGATATTCACACTCTGCTGGAGCTTTCTCTAATTTCTCCAGATTTTGCTTTTTTCCgactgaatcgcaaggctgcatATGTCAAATTCCCATCATCAGTTtccttaaaaaaagtttttattaaacTTATAATTCttgcattttaattttaataccacatacgcacacacatgcatgcatagcAAAATCATTCTCTTACCTGAGCACCTGACACCCTTCTAATTCTGTTGTCTTGTCCAGAACCTCCTAATATAAGAAAAgattaagaagtttttacaataataaatgcaaaaatattttacaatttaaataaatggtAACATCAAATTATACTCATGATTGTGTGCACTTACTCAGACACTGTGGACACATTCTTCTGTTAAAGGTCAGACATATTAGAGTAAAGATTATAACTCCACAGACTCCCAAAGCCACTGCCATGCCAAACACTACTGGATCCTGATGATTgtctgaaatttcaaaatgcttAACTGTTTACACATTAAAAGTTATGGCATtgctttacatttacattgaaaatatgtaaaataaagacACTTTTTTCATCATTGTTAAATGAAAGTAAAGACAGAAATACCACTTCACTTTACCAAGTTTCACTTGTTTTGTATAGTTTTCATAACGGTGCTCTTGACACTCTACAGAGATATTCAAATAAACAGACTTTGAGATTGTTGTGGTACTTGATTCTTTCTGACCTACAGTCATTCATAGTATTTGAAaacaaattaatgtttttcaATGTGGTCAAGATACACACAATAAAAGTCAACAGCATTTTCTCTTTAGCCCAAATATaactttttataaaattatagtAATGACAATGTCACAGTTTAGATAGCAGTTCATAATGACTTTTAAACATTTCCATACCTTTAATGACCAGATGTGTTCCTCTTCCAAACGTTGCATAGTATGCCTTTGATCCACAGTGGTAGATTGCTTCATCTGACTGAATTAACCTTGATATTGTCAGATGTAAGTTGTTCATTTGGAATCGACTGTTTCTAAATTCCCCGTAAAATTTTATTTCTGCTAAGGTTTGAAATACTGATATAATTTGAGGTTGGTGTCCAGGAATTTGTTTATACCAGAGAATTGTATCCCCTTTTACAGAACACTGCAGGGTGACATTGTCACCAAGTGTCACAATTCGGATTTCATTTTCCTGATATTTACTAGGATTTGCAAAATCTGAGAAAAAGAAGAATTTACACAGATTAAGgcatacaataataaataaataaataaaataatggaCATAACATATCTGTATATTTCCATAAGGTAATCAATAGAGCTTTAAACTAAGTAATTCCCAGCAATCAtttaaataccttaaaattgataacaaaaacattcaaaaacaatataacattAACTTACTTATAATACTAAGAACAGAAATAAATACCCAAGAAACCATTGTGAAGCGATATCACAACTTTCTTCTATCTGTGTACTCAATCAAACTAGGAATGGATTTGTTGTAAGCAGGATATCCTCACTTACTTGACTAACCTCACTGTTAACCTAATCAAATGCCATTGGCTTATAGACACTTAAAAAATCTATGTGTTTTTTCCACACTGTAGTCATCTCCTGACCGATAACAGCTCTGTTTAAGTTTTAATTACCTACATTATCATATTAGGAAAGTCAATATAACATCTCTCTGCTGTGTGTTATAACTGCATTacaccacgggtctgttgaatgctgcattctgattggctgagaaatgttctatgggtgttgattatttttctgtaaaccgcacacctatcttttcaaatgtcttaaaaatagacaccagagcaatgtttgtggtaaccgtggtataagcggaataattgactccggtcctttgaattatttgaaaataatgcacacctgcggtgtaaccgcttcgcgtcgtgccgcattaccaccttggtgtgcattattttcttataattcaatggcccgtcgtcaattattccttacatatgcaactaaaatagaACGTCCTCTAATAATGAGTTTTTAATATGCatgccattttttaaaatgtttttacatttatatgctTACCTCGGTTCCTGGACAATTTTCTAGCATCCCTCCACCACCACAACACCTCACTCCTATCTATTCCTAGACCAGTTTGGGACATGGTGGAGTTCTTTGGGTTCAGGCTAAATTTGGCCCTCAAAGTCCTAAAGAGTCATTGTGTCTCATTGCTTTCTGTTCCTATATGCAACACTTTTCCAATGCTTCTTGTCCAAGGCTTTAGCAGTGCCCATGATCTCCTTTGCACAGATAAGAGCAATTCATcttttctaaaatgtatatatcGGTACCTCCAGGAATGCTGTAAAAAATAAGCATACACAACACAAAGCAAGCTGATCATACAATTACAACAATCCTTAACAAGTCTACAAAGGCAAGGACTCATaccttttttaatttaatgacAAACCTCACACAGCATTAGCATACATTAGTTATACCTTTACTGCAGTTGTTGTGGTTTACACAAATCTTACATAAGGACAGTACGGTGAAACATGATGTGATGATAGAGGGTGTGAGATATGTGATGTAAGAAGCCAACTGTGCAAAATATGCATATTGTTAAACCCTGTAAAAAAACAGTttggccctattttaatgatcagTCAGAACCTCttacagtgtcccaaaatggtcggaccccagagggttaagcttcaagtttttttacttttacagtttttctcagttgcttaaacacatttcttgaaactatgcctcatattctcaaaacagtaaacacaatTGCATAACATACCACCCAATACTccaaacatcatattttcagGTCAAAATGAAGCTCTACACTCAAAACCATTCACTTTTACTGAAAAACCAGACTTTTCCCtcagacaacacacacaagcttttaaacacacacatactaaAACATAGTCTTACACACTGGTGCAATAAAATCAAAACAATATATCCAAAACCGGTAAGTTGCTTGTGGTTCTCCCGCTCAAAAACCTTTTCATATgaccaaaaaagacacaatcaatatgcattagcatatttttattcattcatgtgctacacagcacaactgtaaaactttattttttaaatattcctCCTCAACATCCCGTCTTTGTTCTTGTTCAGGCCAGAGATTCTCATTCACATCACAGGTTATATTGGTCCTAGCCAAACAGCGAGGGTAAAATCCTCTGGCATGATCCACCCCTGGCATTCATCTAATGATATGTCTATCTGTATGCAAGGCAATtttatgcatttctttattccagtagcataatccaacagtgtatgcacactaaagttactgtacagagcagtcttactgtaagtacaCATATCTGTTTTCCTTCCTGAAGGCTCTGAAGATGGAGGCAACAGTGAGGCGACTCAAATTAGGCTTTACTCGTTGCTCAAGCTCCCTCATAGTCATACATGGTCAGCTAGAATGTCTCGAATTTCATCTGAGACTGCTTGTCACCTTACCCTTCGTCTTCCTCCTCCCATTTCACCACCTTCTCttcctcctctttcaccacgtcctcatcctctccctcctccttcaccatgtcctcctcctctccctcttccttcaccatgtcctcctcctcttcctcctccttcaccatgtcctcttcctcaTCCTTCACCACATCCTTAttctctccctcctccttcaccacgtcctccttcTTTCAGTCCTTCTCTGCctcttcctctccctcctcTTCTTCCTTGACCTATTCCTTCATTTCTCTGTGGATCCATTGTTCCAAAGCTCAGTGAACTGATTTAGGCCCTTTTATCTATTGAATGATCTGATTGATGTGTGATCAATTTTGACTCGTGTTTCCACCTTGGTAATTGTTTGCTAATTGAGCCTAAGCTGTGTTGACTtgagtgaaccgtattgaatgCTAGTGCTTTTCATATGATCAGATGGTGTAAGCACTGAGAAATGTAAAgatttgtgtttagagtttacAGTTTACCAAATCTGACTCATGTGTTAAAGCACGGGATTAGTATTATAGTTCAGCAAAATGGTTGTGCTTCCTGAAAAATGACTTTATGGTTTTGAAATTTTAGTTCAAAAGCCTGTTTaaagtgttttagcaattgagaaaaactgtaatacaaAGTAATCGAAGGAATGCAGAACAATTGGTTTTTAAGTCACACTTTTgctttcattttaattaatgatttaaacagaatacattttttttataaaatacacttCACATGGAATCCAAGTTTATTTATCCTTATAATTCATCTTCTAACGTTGTGGATTATATTACATTGATATTCACACTCTGCTGAAATTATTTCTCTATTTTCTCCAGATTTTGCTTTTTTCCTGactgaattgcaaggctgcataTGTCAAAATCCCATCATCAGTTTCCTGGAAAAAAGTTTGATTAAACTTATTATTCTTGCATTTTAAtttaccacacacacatacgaaTGCACAGCAAAATCATTCTCTTACCTGAGCACCTGAGAACCATCTAACTCTGCTGTCTTGTCCAGAACCTCCTAATATTTGAATAGATTGAGAGTTGTTTTacaataataaatgcaaaaatatttttaataaatagtaACATCAAATCATACTCATGATTGTGTGCACTTACTCAGACACTGTGGACACATTCTTCTGTTAAAGGTCAGACATATTAGAATAAAGATTATAACTCCACAGACTCCCAAAGCCACTGCCAACCCAAACACTACTGGATCCTGATGATTgtctgaaatttcaaaatgcttCACTTTTCACACATTAAAAGTTATAACATTgctttacattaacattaagATTATAGTAAAACACTTTTGTCATCATTGCTAAATGAAAGTAAAGACAGAAATACCACTTCACTTTACCAGGTTTCACTTGTGTTGTATCATTTTCATAGCTGTGTTGTTGACACTCCACGGAGTTATTCAGATAAACAGACTTTGAGATTGTTGATGCTGTCGATTCTTTTTGACCTACAGTCATTCATAAGGTTTCAAGAaaccattaatgttttaattgtgGTCAAGatacacaaatatatttaagtcaaaaacagcaatatttCCTTACAGCACAAATATGAAAAGATTGTAATGACACAGTTTAGACAGCAATtcataatgctttttaaacaTTCAGTTACCTTTAATGACCAGATGTGTTCCTCTTCCAAACGTAACATAGTATGCCTTTGATCCACAGTGGTAGATTGCTTCATCTGACTGAATTATTCTTAATATTGCCAGATTGTATTTGTTCCTTTGAAATCGACTTATGTTTTTAAATTCCCTGTAAAATGTTGTTTCTCCTGAGGTTTGAAATACTGATATAATCTGAGGTCGGTGTCCAGCAATTTGTTTATACCAGAGAATTGTATCCCCTTTTTCTGAACACTGCAGGGTGACATTGTCACCAAGTGTCacagttttgatttcatttgCCTGATATTTACGAGAGTTTGCAAAATCTGAGAAAAATAATAACGTATACAGATTGAGGCATaccataataaataaataaaataatgaacaTAACGTATCTATATATTTCCATAAGGTAGAGCTTTAAATGAAATAATCCCAGCAATCATTTACATACTATACAATTGATGgcaaacacataaaaaaacaatacaataacaTTGACTTACTTATAATACtaagaacagtaataaataCCCAAGAAACCATTGTGAAAAGATCTCCCAAACTTCTTCTATCTCAATCAAACTAGAATGGTTTTCTTGTAAGCAGGATATTCTCACTTCCTTCACTACCCTCGCTGTTAATCTAATCAAATGCCATTAGCCCATACAggcactttaaaaaatgtcttttccACACTGTGGTCACCTCGTGACCTAAAATGAAAGCTCTGTTTAGGTTTTAATAACCTACATTATCATATTACGGTAGAATAGTCGGTTGAATATAACAACTCTCTGCTGTGTGCTGTGTGTTATAACTGCAATATGAAATGAAAATACCACTTCCTCTAATaattatgttattgttttaatGCAATGTTTTCACAAGTAGGCTATTCTGTAAATGCAAGCTGATCATATAACCACAACACACCTTAACATGTCTAGAAAACACataccttttttatttttatgacaaACCTCTGACAGAATCAGCGTACATTAGCTATACCTTTACTGCAGTTGTTGTGGTTTACACAAATCTTAAATAGGAACAGTACAAGTGTGAAACATGATGCGACGATAGAGGGTGTGAAATATGTGATCAGGGCCTTGCACAGACCTTTTGAGGGGCATGTGCTGTACAAAGGTGATTTAGAGTCtgtgggggccctaagcaaaaaTTCCGAGGGGCCCTTCCGACCAATATTCATCACCATTATGTTAGGCTAAAGATTATCTGACACCAAcgaaaaatgtatgaaataaaACCTTTTATATTCCAAATGTTTTAAACGTGAACAACCTTGTTATTTTGAAaagaataaaagtaaaaaaaaaaggacCCAAAAGATCCGTCTTGCGAGGGCCAGGCCCGGTGGTCGTTTCCTGCCTGGACTGTGACCGTCAGGGCCACTTGGAAGCTTGTTTGACCTGCAACAGTAAGCATGCATCTGAATACATTGACAGTTTTTTCATCTGTCaatttgttttcatatttatgTGAGAACTGCAAGTGGGGTGGCTAATGAATGTCATCCCTGGCTCCACTAAGAAAGTGATCTTTGAACTACAAAGGCTGCATTTAGTTTAAATGTAACCTTAAGCAAAGAAACTTGTCATGTGTTGATTTATACATTTGCAGTGTACATCCTTCTATCATATCGTTTAGATACAAGAAGCATCAGAATAATGGCCAATGCATTCTGCATTATGCCACATAGGCGTGCGGTGGGTGGAGCTGAAGAGTTTCAAGTAAGCGCAGCTTTGGATACTACTTTTGGATTTACAGCTGACATAGATggaaattaaactttaaaaaaactagCCTTACATTATACATAATGATCCATAATCGGATACTGAGTCAGAAATGGACAAACAGGAACAACAGCAGCAATGATTACAGCAGGATGTCTCTATCTGGTAATTAATCCTTGTTTGTCcgctattttaaaggtgcagtgtgtaaatttttgcggcttctagtggtgaggttgtgaattgcaaccaacggctctgTCCTctgctcacctctcgcttttgaaacacatagagaagctacggtagcccccactggacaaacatgtcatcgttggagacaacttattAAAAAGTtggtctgttaagggcttctgtagaaacatggctgcacaaaatggcggcttccatgtaaggggaccctctccatatgtagataaaaacgtctcattctaataAACACGTAACGGTTCATTTtgaaaagtctttatacacccctgataatatagttttgtatattattttggatttctgtcaagagatccttctaaaaattacacactgcacctttaataaaaaagcaactCAACTCATTGTAAATGCAGTACAATGCCAACTGAGGTGCAAAATGTGACTCCTAAACGGggtcttttaaagttttgaccgcTCTAACAGTTGTAAACAAATGGAAAATCTGGCGTCAAACTGAACCTTGTTTGTAAAGCAGTCCTCTCCGAAATGCAGCCAGGGAACAAACAAACTCATTTGCAATTACGTTGCTGTCCGGGAAAAACAAACTGCATCCACTGTTGTCTTATGACAAGGGAAAGCTAAATAAaattttcttctccttacatccaaaaacacactactTTTGTTGAACTATCTTGCTAAAAGAAAGTTGTCGCGTGCTGTGCAATGATAGCCTACAGGTGACTTCTACTCGACGGAGCAATGCTAATGCTTGTTCTCGCTCCCACTACAGGGCAGGTGTGCTTTTCTGGGGGTAaaggcccataaaaggaatatggggtcaatcaGTCGTAACGGACACCCTcattcgaaaaaaactttcagaaacttgtaggATAAAGGAGGCATGAGTTTGGCTCGGAAATACTCTGTTAcaagctcaactgcttttttgacattttgcttatgtttagcatgagggtTACAAcccttaaactgtgttaataagtcagaatgcatgaaatagcaatAAATCCCCCCTTTGAAGTGTATAACTTACTTGCtttaaacattgttttcttGCATTCTATGTTGACTATATCAATATTACAATTGTACAAATACATTTGTTGTGGTCTACAAAAATCTTCACAATAAAATGTAACAGGAAGCTTGTGATGTCACAGAAAGCGTGATATTAGTGAGGTGTGCAATGAAATCTTGCTGTAGTTTATCAAGAAGCAGACAGACAGCAATACTTCAAAGTGAAGATGTGGATTTCTATCATAATCTGTGTTTCTGTTATCCTTCCCAATAATATTTGTGAGTAAACtaattttctgatatttttTCTAAATTTCATTTCATCTagatacttttgtacttttcatttaaaacattcatttttggTTGATCTAACTTCAACACAGAGCCTTATAAAACATCTAATGATTTTATTCCAACTGTATTACTAATTCAGTTGTAAAGTTTAGATATTCTGATCTAATCAATATCATGGAATGTTTGAATTGATATTATTGATTTATAAATAAGTGGAAGCTTGATTCACTTCagcattaaatatgttttaagattttttgttACATGTTGACCTATAACATATCAAGGCTTTTAAAGAAGTGAGTTGATTTTCAGCTCCGTTATGTATCCCAGATGAAATAAGATTATTTTCTTAACTCTTTCTTACAGACACAAGTGAGTCTGAGGATGTCAGGCAACCAGATCCAATGATGATCGTCTCTGCTGGTGATAGTGTCACTTTGCGTTGCTTAATTTTGAAAGATCTCCGTGATCATATAGTTTGGTACAAGCAAAGATCAGGACAACGACCTTATATTATTGTAATGGTGCAGAAATTCATGAAAGATCCAGTGTTTCaacatgaatttaattccaagCGTTTTTCTATTGAGAAAGACACAGGAGAGTGTAACTTAACCATTTCACATG from Misgurnus anguillicaudatus chromosome 16, ASM2758022v2, whole genome shotgun sequence carries:
- the nitr14b gene encoding novel immune-type receptor 14b, with product MVSWVFITVLSIINFANSRKYQANEIKTVTLGDNVTLQCSEKGDTILWYKQIAGHRPQIISVFQTSGETTFYREFKNISRFQRNKYNLAILRIIQSDEAIYHCGSKAYYVTFGRGTHLVIKGQKESTASTISKSVYLNNSVECQQHSYENDTTQVKPDNHQDPVVFGLAVALGVCGVIIFILICLTFNRRMCPQCLRGSGQDSRVRWFSGAQETDDGILTYAALQFSQEKSKIWRK